Proteins from a genomic interval of Candidatus Dormiibacterota bacterium:
- a CDS encoding plasmid stabilization protein, with protein sequence MPQNAWSPKRERQYEHIKDSLKDRGTRDDKAEEIAARTVNKDRARAGEATQASRTSLDDISSERRGGLRSHTGSKGRTYAQLRNEARERGIKGRSRMSKAQLQRAVEAKKH encoded by the coding sequence ATGCCGCAGAACGCATGGAGCCCCAAGCGTGAGCGCCAGTACGAGCACATCAAGGACAGCCTCAAGGATCGGGGCACGAGGGACGACAAGGCGGAAGAGATCGCCGCCCGGACCGTGAACAAGGACCGCGCTCGGGCCGGAGAAGCCACGCAAGCCAGCCGCACGTCGCTCGACGACATCTCATCCGAGCGCCGCGGTGGGCTCCGGTCGCACACCGGCTCGAAAGGTCGGACCTACGCGCAGCTGCGAAACGAGGCCCGGGAGCGAGGCATCAAGGGTCGCTCCCGGATGTCCAAGGCACAGCTTCAGCGCGCCGTCGAGGCCAAGAAGCATTAG
- a CDS encoding serine hydrolase — MLGSRALGLLQGHRDIHPVAATTRTASPRPAVAARPAPSARPTPTATPSRPAVPTQLPQVKVPVLSASWLRTHPIADIPSIKGRAAVVVDLATGQILYQQDQTTRYADASLTKMMTAMVAADLVPLDTVITVPEAATQVEPNHMGISTGEKLTLRELIDGMMLDSGNDAAEAIAMGIVDRPTFISFMNQKATALHLRTTHFANPSGLDDADHYSSAYDLAVMGATLLTDYPDLRAIVGSKQISIYSTPQHKAFNPINIDRLLSTYPGAIGIKPGYTEAAGYCLAAAATRNGRTILVVVLGSTQHFTDAATLLDFGFRHSTTH; from the coding sequence TTGCTCGGCAGCCGCGCGCTCGGGCTGCTGCAGGGGCACCGCGACATCCATCCCGTCGCGGCCACGACCCGCACCGCCTCTCCGCGTCCGGCGGTTGCCGCGCGGCCGGCACCGAGCGCCCGCCCGACGCCGACGGCCACGCCATCGCGGCCGGCCGTGCCCACCCAGCTGCCGCAAGTCAAGGTGCCGGTGTTGAGCGCCAGCTGGCTGCGCACCCACCCCATCGCCGACATCCCGTCGATCAAGGGCCGGGCGGCCGTTGTCGTCGATCTCGCCACCGGACAGATCCTCTACCAGCAGGACCAGACCACCCGCTACGCCGACGCCTCATTGACGAAGATGATGACCGCCATGGTCGCGGCCGACCTGGTGCCGCTCGACACCGTGATCACGGTCCCGGAGGCTGCGACCCAGGTCGAGCCCAACCATATGGGCATTAGCACCGGGGAGAAGCTGACGCTGCGCGAGCTGATCGACGGCATGATGCTCGACTCCGGGAACGACGCCGCGGAAGCGATCGCGATGGGCATCGTCGACCGTCCGACATTCATCAGTTTCATGAACCAGAAAGCCACGGCGCTGCACCTGCGCACCACCCATTTCGCGAACCCGAGCGGCCTCGACGATGCCGACCATTACAGCTCGGCCTACGATCTCGCCGTCATGGGCGCGACCTTGCTGACCGACTATCCGGACCTCCGTGCCATCGTCGGGTCGAAACAGATCTCGATCTACTCGACGCCGCAGCACAAGGCGTTCAATCCGATCAACATCGATCGGCTGCTGTCGACCTATCCGGGCGCGATCGGGATCAAGCCGGGCTATACCGAGGCGGCCGGCTACTGCCTGGCCGCCGCGGCCACTCGGAACGGCCGGACGATCCTCGTGGTCGTGCTCGGGAGCACGCAGCATTTCACCGACGCCGCGACGCTCCTCGATTTCGGCTTCCGGCATTCAACAACCCACTAA
- a CDS encoding YetF domain-containing protein yields the protein MGDLGEIFKLGIPWTNLIIRALLIYIAFFIGLRLFGKRELGQFTTFDLVLVLLVANALQPAITGPDQSVTGGVIIIAVLLIFNRMVALVRSRWPWFDALIEPPPTVVVEDGQISKVALEKEGLSQTDVEMAIREHGVDKLSDVKMAVLENDGSISVVSKGGGDRFRRRRRVRFLKR from the coding sequence ATGGGCGACCTCGGGGAGATCTTCAAGCTCGGCATCCCGTGGACCAACCTGATCATCCGTGCGCTCCTCATCTACATCGCGTTCTTCATCGGTCTGCGCCTTTTCGGCAAACGCGAGCTCGGTCAGTTCACGACCTTCGACCTGGTGCTCGTTTTGCTGGTGGCGAACGCGCTGCAGCCGGCGATCACCGGCCCCGACCAGTCGGTCACCGGCGGCGTGATCATCATCGCCGTCCTGCTGATCTTCAACCGCATGGTGGCGCTCGTGCGAAGCCGCTGGCCCTGGTTCGACGCGCTGATCGAGCCACCGCCGACCGTCGTGGTGGAGGATGGCCAGATCAGCAAGGTCGCGCTGGAGAAGGAAGGCCTCAGCCAGACCGACGTCGAGATGGCGATCCGCGAGCACGGGGTGGACAAGCTGAGCGACGTCAAGATGGCGGTCCTCGAAAACGACGGCAGTATCAGCGTCGTGTCGAAAGGCGGCGGCGACCGGTTTCGCCGTCGCCGACGCGTCCGCTTCCTCAAGCGGTAG